In Pedobacter sp. W3I1, one DNA window encodes the following:
- a CDS encoding ABC transporter permease has protein sequence MMFKHLFKLIWNKRKQNFLFLSEILISFLVIFAVFSYLTYYYQNYSKPLGFDYKNVWSVSYSNGQLSKDRDSLVIFYDNLTKSLKSMPQIENITFSSSNYPYSDSFMSTGLTHNRRKYDRVSNFMVGDDYQKVWNVPLLEGRWFLPEDAVTKDKGVIINETLKNEMFGSQKAAGKLIGDFDDKNKLKVIGVVADIKANGDFQPGNNAMFSRLDTGYLRWTGTLLIKVRPNADATFESGLYKFMATATHGAIEIQHVDEMRDSRNKQTITPMVIFIIIATFLIINVALGLFGVLWYNINKRKGEIGLRRAIGASGRSVSYQLVLEALILATISLIVGCFFAVQFPLLSVFNIPASVYMVAMLLSVLFIYLLVLFCSLYPGKQAAGIHPAIALHEE, from the coding sequence ATGATGTTCAAACACTTATTTAAATTAATATGGAACAAAAGGAAACAGAACTTTCTCTTTCTTTCCGAAATCCTGATTTCTTTTCTCGTGATATTTGCTGTTTTTTCTTACCTCACCTATTATTACCAAAACTACAGCAAACCACTTGGTTTCGATTACAAAAATGTTTGGTCGGTTTCCTATAGCAATGGTCAGCTTTCAAAAGACCGCGATTCGCTGGTTATTTTTTATGATAACCTTACAAAATCATTAAAGTCTATGCCGCAGATTGAAAATATAACATTTTCAAGTTCAAATTACCCTTATTCTGATAGTTTTATGAGTACAGGTTTAACGCATAACAGGCGAAAATACGATCGTGTGAGCAACTTTATGGTAGGCGATGATTACCAAAAGGTATGGAATGTTCCGCTGCTGGAAGGAAGATGGTTTTTACCAGAAGATGCGGTTACTAAAGATAAAGGCGTAATTATTAACGAAACATTGAAAAATGAGATGTTTGGCAGCCAAAAGGCTGCAGGTAAACTGATCGGCGATTTTGATGACAAAAACAAGTTAAAAGTTATAGGCGTTGTAGCCGATATTAAAGCCAATGGCGATTTCCAGCCAGGAAACAATGCCATGTTTAGCCGGTTGGATACTGGATATTTAAGATGGACAGGCACACTTTTGATAAAAGTACGTCCGAACGCCGATGCCACATTTGAGAGCGGGCTTTATAAGTTTATGGCAACCGCTACACATGGTGCCATTGAAATACAACACGTGGATGAAATGCGTGATTCGAGAAATAAACAGACCATTACCCCAATGGTAATTTTTATCATCATCGCTACTTTTCTTATCATTAATGTAGCGCTGGGCTTATTTGGCGTTCTGTGGTACAATATCAATAAAAGAAAGGGAGAAATCGGTTTACGCAGGGCCATCGGCGCGAGTGGCCGCTCAGTTTCTTATCAACTGGTGCTGGAAGCTTTGATATTGGCGACCATATCGTTAATCGTTGGCTGTTTCTTTGCCGTTCAATTTCCACTGCTAAGCGTTTTTAATATCCCGGCAAGTGTTTACATGGTTGCGATGTTATTATCGGTATTATTTATTTACCTATTGGTTTTGTTCTGCTCGTTGTACCCCGGCAAACAAGCGGCAGGCATCCATCCTGCTATTGCATTGCATGAAGAATAA
- a CDS encoding ABC transporter permease: protein MLKNYFKIAVAVLKRRKFFTFISLFGISFTLTILMVVTALVDKMISPDYPDYKRDRSLYIERIEIKNSKEGWMNSSNVSVYFLERYVSTLKNLQKMGFTSSAKASNAYVNNKKLVINYQYTNVDYWNVLEYKFLEGKAFAQKEIDNAELVAVITEQTKKAYFGDETSVVGKYISADNINYKVIGVVKNVSETVRNFSGDMYLPYTISKDNRDNQNIMGGYNAVLLAKSKADIPKLKKEFDQMVKKVPIPKDFDKLYCNADPFFTSVSRRIGGDSTNGAVTKVIILASGFVLLFLLLPTINLVNINITRIMERSSEIGVRKAFGASSKTLVYQFIVENMILTFLGGSIGIILSLVVIALINGTNFISNINLTMNFAVLCYSFLACLFFGLISGVYPAWRMSKMNVVKALKA, encoded by the coding sequence ATGCTAAAAAACTACTTTAAAATAGCCGTAGCTGTATTGAAGCGCAGAAAGTTCTTCACCTTCATCAGCCTGTTCGGGATCAGCTTTACCCTCACCATTTTAATGGTGGTTACTGCGCTCGTTGATAAAATGATCAGCCCGGATTATCCTGATTATAAAAGGGACCGTTCTTTATATATAGAAAGAATTGAAATCAAAAATTCTAAAGAGGGTTGGATGAACAGCAGCAATGTGTCCGTATATTTTTTGGAACGCTATGTATCTACCTTGAAAAACCTGCAGAAAATGGGGTTTACCTCCAGCGCTAAAGCATCAAATGCTTATGTAAACAATAAAAAACTCGTGATCAATTATCAATATACCAATGTAGATTACTGGAATGTGCTTGAATATAAATTTCTGGAAGGAAAAGCATTTGCACAAAAGGAAATAGACAATGCAGAACTGGTGGCCGTGATTACTGAACAAACCAAGAAGGCTTATTTTGGTGATGAAACATCGGTTGTGGGCAAATATATTTCTGCTGATAATATCAACTACAAGGTAATTGGAGTGGTTAAAAATGTATCAGAAACGGTTCGCAATTTTAGCGGAGATATGTATTTACCCTATACCATTTCGAAAGATAACCGCGACAATCAAAATATAATGGGCGGCTATAATGCAGTGCTGCTGGCAAAAAGTAAAGCGGATATACCTAAATTAAAAAAGGAGTTTGACCAGATGGTAAAAAAAGTACCAATTCCAAAAGATTTTGATAAACTATACTGTAATGCCGATCCGTTTTTTACCAGCGTTAGCAGAAGGATCGGAGGCGATTCTACAAATGGTGCAGTTACAAAGGTAATTATTTTGGCCAGCGGCTTTGTACTGCTGTTCTTGTTACTGCCAACCATCAATCTGGTTAACATCAACATCACCAGGATTATGGAACGTTCATCAGAAATCGGTGTCCGTAAAGCATTTGGCGCCTCTTCAAAAACATTGGTTTATCAGTTTATTGTAGAGAACATGATCCTCACCTTTCTTGGTGGATCTATCGGCATAATTCTTTCACTCGTTGTGATTGCACTCATCAACGGAACAAATTTTATTTCTAATATAAACCTCACTATGAATTTCGCTGTACTGTGCTATAGTTTTCTTGCCTGCTTGTTTTTCGGACTGATTTCTGGCGTTTACCCAGCCTGGAGAATGTCTAAAATGAATGTAGTTAAAGCACTTAAAGCCTAA
- a CDS encoding ABC transporter ATP-binding protein, which yields MIRLQNIEKVYRTDTVETLAINGISLDIAKGEFLSIMGPSGCGKSTLLNIMGLLDEPSRGNIKIDEQDISRFSDQKLAKFRNQKLGFIFQSYHLINDLRVLDNVELPLLYRSSSAKERKILATAALEKVGLSNRLKHFPTQLSGGQRQRVAIARAIVGNPQIILADEPTGNLDSAMGNEIMDILINLNKNEGTTIVMVTHDENMAHKTHRLVRLFDGSQVQ from the coding sequence ATGATACGCTTACAAAACATTGAAAAAGTTTACCGGACCGATACGGTAGAAACACTCGCCATCAACGGAATCAGCCTTGATATTGCAAAAGGTGAATTCCTTTCCATTATGGGTCCGTCAGGCTGTGGCAAAAGTACACTGCTTAATATTATGGGTTTACTGGACGAACCATCCAGGGGGAACATTAAAATTGATGAGCAGGATATCAGCCGGTTCTCGGATCAAAAACTGGCAAAATTCAGAAATCAGAAACTTGGTTTTATTTTTCAGAGCTATCACCTCATTAATGATTTAAGGGTTTTAGATAATGTAGAACTCCCTTTATTATACCGCAGTTCATCTGCTAAAGAGCGTAAAATACTGGCTACTGCAGCGCTGGAAAAAGTTGGATTGAGCAACCGCTTAAAACATTTTCCTACGCAGCTTTCTGGTGGTCAGCGGCAACGTGTGGCCATTGCAAGGGCCATTGTGGGCAATCCGCAGATTATTCTGGCCGATGAGCCTACCGGAAATCTGGATAGTGCGATGGGAAATGAAATTATGGATATCCTGATCAACCTGAATAAAAATGAAGGCACTACCATTGTGATGGTTACACATGATGAAAATATGGCGCATAAAACGCACCGACTGGTACGATTATTTGATGGTTCACAAGTTCAATAA
- a CDS encoding TolC family protein, whose product MKFLLMTLLTTFSFKGFSLQKADTLRLTLQQVVEMAKANSIAAKQAITVKETKYWEWRTFKSNYQPQLALEGVLPGYTKTYTQVQQPNGTILFQPVHYDNSSLTLNFTQSIAATGGTVYGTTQLQRFDDFDRKSVLYNGIPYGIGYTQPLLQFNSLRWDKKIEPLKFNESRQVFIETQEKISITVTEYFFDLLLAQVNLNIANLNYANTKRILTIADTKFELGKISKNEILQLQLEVLNAQKAVGTARRDVEIATLNLRSYIGIEGNDRIKLDMPSVVAEMTVAADKVLAEAFENRSEAIAFIRRLAEAKRDVAKAKGENGLTATLRANLGFSNAANSAFDIYRSPKNQQSVELQLSIPVMDWGRSKSRTKTAQANEQFTTYAVEQDKQTFKQQIVTQVTLFNMMKEQIQLTDQAEKIATEKYKIASERYVLGNLSITDLSIAFQENDRAKRDYVSSLRDFWGAYYQLRYLSLYDFEKNRKITY is encoded by the coding sequence ATGAAATTTTTACTAATGACTTTGTTAACAACCTTTAGTTTTAAAGGGTTTTCCCTTCAAAAAGCAGATACCCTTCGGTTAACGCTACAACAGGTGGTAGAAATGGCAAAGGCCAATTCTATTGCCGCCAAACAGGCCATAACAGTTAAAGAAACCAAATACTGGGAATGGCGCACGTTTAAATCTAATTACCAGCCTCAACTGGCTCTAGAGGGTGTTTTGCCGGGATACACTAAAACTTACACACAGGTGCAACAGCCAAACGGAACCATTCTTTTTCAGCCTGTACATTACGATAACTCATCGTTAACCCTAAATTTCACCCAAAGTATTGCTGCCACCGGCGGAACCGTTTATGGCACCACACAGTTACAGCGTTTTGATGATTTCGACAGGAAAAGTGTGCTCTATAACGGAATCCCATACGGAATCGGCTATACACAACCCCTGCTTCAGTTCAACAGTTTAAGGTGGGACAAGAAAATAGAACCGTTAAAATTCAATGAAAGCAGACAGGTTTTTATAGAAACGCAGGAAAAGATCTCGATTACAGTTACCGAGTATTTTTTTGATTTATTATTGGCACAGGTAAACCTAAACATTGCCAATTTAAACTATGCCAATACCAAACGCATTCTGACCATTGCCGATACCAAATTCGAACTGGGTAAAATTTCCAAAAATGAAATTTTACAACTTCAGCTGGAAGTTTTAAACGCACAGAAAGCGGTAGGAACGGCCAGGCGCGATGTTGAAATTGCAACCCTGAACTTGCGGAGTTATATTGGCATTGAAGGTAACGACCGGATTAAACTGGATATGCCTTCGGTGGTGGCAGAGATGACTGTGGCTGCCGACAAAGTATTGGCAGAAGCTTTCGAAAACCGCTCGGAAGCCATTGCCTTTATCCGCCGCCTGGCTGAAGCAAAAAGAGACGTAGCAAAGGCTAAAGGTGAAAACGGTTTAACCGCCACTTTAAGGGCCAACCTGGGATTCTCCAACGCGGCCAACAGCGCATTTGATATTTACCGTTCGCCAAAAAACCAACAATCAGTAGAGTTACAGCTTTCTATTCCAGTGATGGATTGGGGAAGATCGAAATCGCGTACCAAGACGGCTCAGGCCAACGAACAGTTTACCACTTATGCCGTTGAGCAGGACAAACAGACTTTTAAACAACAGATTGTAACACAGGTAACGCTTTTTAATATGATGAAAGAACAGATCCAGTTGACAGATCAAGCAGAAAAAATTGCGACCGAAAAATACAAAATAGCCAGCGAACGATATGTGTTGGGGAATTTAAGCATCACGGACCTTAGTATTGCCTTTCAGGAAAATGACAGGGCTAAACGCGATTATGTTTCCTCTCTCCGCGATTTCTGGGGGGCCTATTATCAACTCCGTTACCTATCGCTATATGATTTTGAAAAAAACAGAAAAATCACCTATTAA
- a CDS encoding efflux RND transporter periplasmic adaptor subunit yields MDKLIEEEVSSKRKKKTYLIIFTVIITLAATIWCVRFFFKPSLTLSDFTTAKVQTGIIENTVNATGEVLPEFEEVLTSPINASIKNVLMDAGNKVKKGQSILLLDKSVSETDYGKLQFQMESKENEIRKLKLDLEKSFYDIRSNNSIKQLRISNLSDAVSSAKRLLKAGGGTKEDVEAAELNLKVAELEKLQLENEIRSKQQTMKIEIREAEISLAIQRKDMDALKRKLDLADVAATRPGVITWVNKNIGASVHEGDALVRIADLSGFKVAGSMSDNLLDKIHNNMTAIIRIGNTQLRGSVVNISPSVNNAIVSFEIQLNQKDSKELRPNQKVDVFLITATRNGVLRLANGPAFNGSNLQEVFVLKNGVAERRSVKTGLSNFDYVEILSGLKAGDEVMTSDMSDYKNMKTITISN; encoded by the coding sequence ATGGACAAACTCATAGAAGAAGAAGTTTCTTCGAAAAGGAAGAAAAAAACCTACCTCATTATTTTTACTGTGATCATCACACTAGCAGCCACCATTTGGTGTGTCAGGTTCTTTTTCAAACCATCCTTAACCCTGTCCGACTTTACCACAGCCAAAGTACAAACCGGCATCATCGAAAATACTGTTAATGCTACCGGTGAGGTACTTCCCGAATTTGAAGAGGTTTTAACCAGTCCTATTAACGCATCGATAAAAAATGTGCTGATGGATGCCGGTAACAAGGTAAAAAAAGGACAATCGATCCTTTTACTCGATAAATCAGTGAGCGAAACCGATTATGGCAAGCTCCAGTTTCAAATGGAATCAAAAGAAAACGAGATCCGCAAACTAAAACTCGACCTGGAGAAAAGTTTTTATGATATCCGGTCGAACAACAGCATTAAACAATTGCGGATCAGCAACCTTAGCGATGCCGTTTCTTCGGCAAAAAGGTTACTGAAGGCTGGTGGTGGAACCAAAGAAGATGTTGAAGCAGCAGAACTGAACCTGAAAGTGGCCGAACTGGAAAAGCTTCAGCTGGAAAACGAGATCAGGAGCAAACAGCAAACCATGAAAATTGAAATCAGGGAAGCAGAAATTTCGCTGGCCATCCAACGGAAAGACATGGATGCCTTAAAACGCAAACTCGATCTGGCTGATGTAGCTGCCACCCGGCCTGGTGTAATTACCTGGGTAAACAAAAACATAGGTGCCAGCGTACATGAGGGTGATGCATTGGTGAGGATTGCCGATTTAAGCGGGTTTAAGGTTGCCGGAAGCATGTCTGACAACCTGCTGGATAAAATCCATAACAACATGACTGCCATTATCCGCATTGGCAATACGCAGTTACGCGGATCGGTAGTGAATATATCACCCTCGGTAAACAATGCCATTGTTTCTTTCGAAATCCAATTGAACCAAAAAGACAGCAAAGAACTCCGGCCAAACCAAAAAGTTGATGTTTTTTTGATTACGGCCACCAGAAACGGTGTTTTGCGATTGGCTAATGGCCCCGCATTTAACGGGTCAAACCTTCAGGAAGTTTTTGTGCTTAAAAATGGAGTTGCCGAACGCCGGTCTGTTAAAACCGGCCTGAGCAATTTTGACTATGTAGAAATCCTGAGCGGACTAAAAGCGGGCGATGAGGTAATGACTTCGGACATGAGCGATTATAAGAACATGAAAACGATTACCATCAGTAATTAG
- a CDS encoding glycoside hydrolase family 20 protein yields the protein MKKTFFKYRLFAFLNLILQFVCLCSFAQQIHIIPKPVAVEQRVGSFYINSKTQIFSGTTSALANTDFLKTYVKALTGINLKSIQTAAIARNGIYLLIDPAKVKHAEGYELEVSAAGVKITAADGSGLFYGLQSLIQIIHQSKAGQLSVPACKIIDYPEFSYRGMHLDVSRNMFSTATIKKWLDVLAFYKINTFHWHLTDDQGWRMEIKKYPELQRTAAWRNETLIGHKRTEPHLFDGQRYGGYYSQEDVKEIVTYAMARKITVIPEIEMPGHALAALTAYPELGCTGGPYQVATYWGVFDDVFCAGNDKTFAFIADVLDEVINLFPGKYIHIGGDECPKIRWKVCPKCQKRIKDENLKDEHELQSYFIQRVEKHVELKGRKIIGWDEILEGGISPGATVMSWRGEEGGIAAAKLKHNVIMTPEKYVYFDYYQSQNKSEQVAAGGFTPLSKVYHYNPLPAALNTEDQRYILGVQANVWSEYLPDAEKAEHMIFPRIIALAEVAWSKNERKNYRDFLNRLSSHERFLKQFNYAKSNTDITGSTNLQHLQYELKTDLPDATIRYTLDGTYPNIMSAVYNSPFAITDLVNLKAASFSKGIQKGNVFEQYFTQSLATGKTVSIKNLPTGSYAIDKQRLVNGIAGTYLYNTSEWLGFSGNNFEAVVDLGTAKQVKEIGIGILKYHWQKMWAPEKLTFEVSEDGQNYQQVYKQTEFPVEGINRFKQKINPVNARYVRIIAVNKGIIPKGEYGAGGNAWLMVDEIIVN from the coding sequence TTGAAAAAGACGTTTTTTAAATACCGTTTGTTTGCTTTTCTTAACCTTATACTGCAGTTTGTTTGCCTTTGCAGTTTTGCGCAGCAGATTCATATTATCCCTAAGCCGGTTGCTGTGGAGCAAAGGGTAGGATCATTTTATATCAACTCAAAAACACAGATTTTCTCCGGCACAACATCAGCTCTGGCCAATACCGATTTTCTTAAAACCTATGTTAAAGCACTTACGGGGATCAATTTAAAATCTATTCAAACTGCGGCTATTGCCAGGAATGGTATCTATTTGCTTATCGACCCGGCAAAGGTCAAACATGCAGAAGGATATGAATTAGAAGTGAGCGCTGCTGGAGTGAAAATTACGGCTGCAGATGGTTCAGGGTTATTTTATGGACTACAGTCACTTATCCAGATCATCCACCAGTCAAAAGCCGGACAGTTGTCGGTTCCGGCATGTAAAATAATAGATTACCCTGAATTTTCATACCGCGGTATGCATCTTGATGTAAGCCGCAACATGTTCAGTACGGCGACCATTAAAAAATGGCTGGATGTGCTCGCTTTTTATAAAATAAATACTTTCCACTGGCACCTTACCGATGATCAGGGTTGGAGGATGGAGATCAAAAAATATCCTGAACTACAGCGTACCGCTGCCTGGAGAAATGAAACACTGATCGGTCACAAACGTACCGAACCGCATCTTTTTGATGGTCAGCGCTATGGCGGTTATTACAGCCAGGAAGATGTTAAAGAGATCGTGACTTATGCTATGGCAAGAAAAATAACGGTGATCCCTGAAATTGAAATGCCCGGCCATGCTTTGGCAGCTTTAACGGCATATCCCGAATTGGGCTGTACAGGCGGACCATACCAGGTAGCCACTTACTGGGGCGTTTTTGACGACGTTTTTTGTGCCGGTAACGATAAAACCTTTGCATTTATAGCAGATGTATTGGATGAGGTGATCAATCTGTTCCCTGGTAAATATATTCATATCGGTGGCGATGAATGTCCTAAAATCCGTTGGAAAGTTTGCCCCAAGTGCCAGAAACGTATTAAAGATGAAAATTTAAAAGATGAACATGAACTTCAGTCTTATTTTATCCAAAGAGTGGAAAAACATGTGGAATTGAAAGGAAGGAAAATCATCGGTTGGGACGAAATTTTAGAGGGAGGTATTTCACCAGGTGCTACAGTAATGAGTTGGAGAGGAGAAGAAGGTGGAATTGCGGCAGCAAAGCTAAAGCACAATGTAATTATGACACCAGAGAAATATGTGTATTTTGATTATTACCAATCGCAAAATAAATCTGAGCAGGTTGCTGCAGGTGGCTTTACGCCATTAAGCAAGGTATATCACTACAATCCATTACCTGCAGCGCTTAATACGGAAGATCAACGGTATATTTTAGGTGTGCAGGCAAACGTATGGTCGGAATATTTACCTGATGCCGAAAAAGCCGAGCATATGATTTTTCCGAGGATTATCGCCTTGGCTGAGGTGGCCTGGAGTAAAAATGAAAGGAAAAATTACCGCGATTTTTTAAATCGTTTAAGTAGTCATGAGCGGTTCTTAAAGCAGTTTAATTACGCAAAAAGCAATACTGATATTACCGGGAGTACAAATCTTCAGCATCTGCAATATGAACTAAAAACAGATCTGCCTGATGCAACCATCAGATACACCCTTGATGGCACGTATCCGAATATAATGAGTGCAGTTTATAATAGTCCTTTTGCTATTACTGATCTGGTAAACCTAAAGGCTGCAAGCTTTAGCAAAGGAATACAAAAAGGAAACGTTTTTGAGCAGTATTTTACCCAAAGCCTGGCTACAGGGAAGACCGTTTCAATTAAGAACCTGCCTACAGGGAGTTATGCCATAGATAAACAGCGCCTGGTTAATGGGATAGCCGGAACTTACCTGTACAATACCAGTGAATGGCTTGGGTTTAGCGGGAATAACTTTGAAGCAGTAGTTGATCTGGGCACTGCAAAACAGGTTAAAGAAATTGGGATCGGGATATTAAAATACCATTGGCAGAAAATGTGGGCACCGGAAAAGTTGACTTTCGAAGTGTCTGAAGATGGACAAAATTATCAGCAGGTTTATAAACAGACTGAATTTCCTGTGGAAGGAATCAACCGCTTTAAACAGAAAATTAATCCTGTTAATGCCAGATATGTGAGGATAATAGCGGTAAATAAAGGCATCATTCCAAAAGGTGAGTACGGTGCAGGCGGTAATGCCTGGTTAATGGTTGATGAAATAATTGTAAATTAA
- a CDS encoding gluconate:H+ symporter, whose translation MTIIIVFLCIALLILMISVFKINAFLAFLIVSVLTGISLGLPLPKIAGAVEKGMGDVLGSLVIIITTGAMLGKLVAESGAAQKIAKVMMDAFGTKHIQWAMVITGFVIGIPLYYGIGFVLMVPLIFSVVYRYKLPALYIGLPMLAALSVTHGFLPPHPSPSALVVQFKANMGLTLFYGMLVAIPAIIIGGPLFAKTLKKIPSTPMASFVAKELPESELPGTFISLFTALLPVILLGLASFLPLFLHPGSSIIPIVTFLGHPSIVMLIVLILASYFLGISRGKKMEYLSAIYGEALKDIALILLIIAGSGALKQILTESGVSNEIAAYLQGLSIEPLFLAWLIAALIRFCVGSATVAGLTTAGIIVPLMVATHTNPNLMVLSVGAGSLMFSHVNDAGFWMFKEYFNLSLKDTFRSWALMESIVGTAGLAGVLLLKTMIS comes from the coding sequence ATGACTATAATAATTGTTTTTCTCTGCATTGCGCTATTGATTTTAATGATTTCTGTTTTTAAGATCAATGCTTTTCTGGCTTTTCTGATTGTTTCTGTACTCACCGGCATCAGCTTAGGATTGCCACTCCCAAAAATTGCCGGTGCAGTGGAAAAAGGAATGGGCGATGTTTTAGGGTCATTGGTGATTATCATTACTACAGGTGCAATGCTCGGAAAGTTAGTTGCTGAGAGTGGAGCGGCGCAAAAAATCGCCAAGGTAATGATGGATGCTTTTGGTACTAAACACATCCAATGGGCAATGGTGATCACCGGTTTTGTTATTGGTATTCCCTTATACTATGGAATTGGTTTTGTACTCATGGTGCCGCTCATTTTTTCTGTGGTTTACCGCTATAAACTACCAGCGCTATATATTGGCCTGCCTATGCTTGCGGCGCTGTCGGTTACCCATGGTTTTTTACCCCCACATCCATCACCATCTGCTTTGGTAGTACAGTTTAAAGCCAATATGGGGCTTACCTTGTTTTATGGGATGCTGGTTGCTATACCAGCAATTATAATCGGTGGACCACTTTTTGCAAAAACACTAAAAAAAATCCCGTCCACACCAATGGCCTCTTTCGTTGCAAAAGAACTGCCTGAAAGTGAATTGCCGGGCACGTTTATCAGTCTGTTTACAGCTTTATTACCAGTAATACTCCTGGGCCTGGCGTCTTTTCTTCCCTTGTTTTTACATCCAGGTTCATCCATCATTCCGATAGTAACATTTTTGGGTCATCCTTCTATTGTTATGCTAATCGTTTTAATTTTGGCCAGTTATTTTTTAGGGATTTCGAGAGGAAAAAAGATGGAATATCTTTCCGCTATTTATGGTGAGGCTTTAAAAGATATCGCGTTGATTTTATTGATTATTGCCGGATCGGGGGCATTAAAGCAGATTTTGACAGAAAGTGGGGTAAGTAACGAAATTGCTGCCTATTTACAGGGATTATCGATTGAGCCCTTGTTTTTGGCCTGGCTCATTGCCGCCCTCATCCGCTTTTGCGTAGGTTCTGCAACTGTTGCCGGCTTAACCACCGCAGGCATTATTGTGCCATTGATGGTGGCCACCCATACCAACCCAAACCTGATGGTTTTATCCGTAGGTGCAGGTAGTTTAATGTTTTCGCACGTAAACGATGCCGGGTTTTGGATGTTTAAAGAATACTTTAATTTAAGCCTTAAAGATACTTTTCGGTCCTGGGCTTTAATGGAATCAATAGTCGGCACAGCAGGGCTGGCCGGCGTACTTTTACTTAAAACAATGATATCATAA
- a CDS encoding RidA family protein, producing the protein MENLTADARFEKLGLNLPPAPAPLGVYKPYLIDGKYLYLSGHGPVRDDKSLIIGRIGSDLNQDEGKLAARQVGLTMLSTIKTNLGSLDKIKRVIKVLGMVNCTPEFEKHPFIINGCSELFAEVWGSENGIGVRSAVGFGSLPDNIPVEIEALFELY; encoded by the coding sequence ATGGAAAATTTAACAGCTGATGCACGCTTTGAAAAACTTGGACTAAACCTTCCACCAGCACCTGCACCTTTGGGTGTTTATAAACCTTATCTGATTGACGGAAAATACCTTTACCTGAGTGGACATGGTCCGGTGAGGGATGATAAATCGTTGATTATTGGTCGCATCGGATCTGATCTTAATCAGGATGAGGGAAAACTCGCTGCACGACAAGTGGGTTTAACCATGCTATCAACCATTAAAACGAATTTAGGAAGCCTGGATAAAATTAAAAGGGTAATTAAGGTTTTGGGCATGGTAAACTGTACGCCCGAGTTTGAAAAACATCCTTTTATCATTAATGGATGCAGCGAACTTTTTGCCGAAGTTTGGGGAAGTGAAAATGGGATCGGTGTGCGCAGTGCCGTGGGTTTTGGCTCACTGCCAGATAATATCCCGGTAGAAATTGAAGCTTTATTTGAACTGTATTAA